One genomic segment of Ictalurus punctatus breed USDA103 chromosome 4, Coco_2.0, whole genome shotgun sequence includes these proteins:
- the arih1 gene encoding E3 ubiquitin-protein ligase arih1 yields the protein MDSDEGYNYEYDDEEEECSEDSAEEEAEDDTLELGDVELVDPVVPGGDRDECGETGGSGLGHDEEDYRFEVLTAEQILQHMVECIREVNEVIQNPATITRILLSHFNWDKEKLMERYFDGNLDKLFSECHVINPSKKSRMRLMNTRSSAQDMPCQICYLNYPNSYFTGLECGHKFCMQCWGDYLTTKIIEEGMGQTISCPAHSCDILVDDNTVMRLITDSKVKLKYQHLITNSFVECNRLLKWCPAPDCHHVVKVQYPDAKPVRCKCGRQFCFNCGENWHDPVKCKWLRKWIKKCDDDSETSNWIAANTKECPKCHVTIEKDGGCNHMVCRNQNCKAEFCWVCLGPWEPHGSAWYNCNRYNEDDAKAARDAQERSRAALQRYLFYCNRYMNHMQSLRFEHKLYAQVKQKMEEMQQHNMSWIEVQFLKKAVDVLCQCRSTLMFTYVFAFYLKKNNQSIIFENNQADLENATEVLSGYLERDISQDSLQDIKQKVQDKYRYCESRRRVLLQHVHEGYEKDLWEYIED from the exons ATGGACTCGGACGAGGGTTACAATTATGAATACGACGACGAGGAAGAGGAGTGCAGCGAGGACAGCGCTGAAGAGGAAGCCGAGGACGACACCCTGGAGCTCGGCGATGTGGAGCTGGTCGATCCCGTGGTGCCCGGCGGCGACCGAGACGAGTGCGGGGAGACCGGCGGTAGCGGCCTCGGACACGACGAGGAGGACTACCGCTTTGAAGTTCTCACCGCCGAGCAGATCCTCCAGCATATGGTCGAGTGCATCAGGGAGGTCAACGAGGTCATCCAG AATCCTGCAACGATTACAAGAATACTGCTTAGTCATTTCAACTGGGACAAGGAAAAGCTCATGGAAAG GTACTTTGATGGTAACCTGGATAAGCTGTTTTCCGAGTGTCATGTCATAAACCCTAGTAAAAAATCCAGGATGCGCCTCATGAATACACGATCGTCAGCTCAGGATATGCCATGTCAGATCTGCTATCTCAACTACCCTAATTCG TACTTCACTGGTTTGGAATGTGGGCACAAGTTCTGCATGCAGTGCTGGGGCGACTATTTAACCACCAAAATCATAGAAGAAGGAATGGGCCAG ACCATTTCCTGTCCTGCACATAGTTGTGATATCCTGGTCGATGACAACACAGTTAT GCGACTGATAACAGATTCGAAAGTGAAGTTGAAGTACCAACATTTAATAACTAATAGTTTTGTAGAG TGCAATCGACTGTTAAAATGGTGTCCCGCTCCGGACTGCCATCATGTAGTCAAAGTCCAGTACCCCGATGCCAAACCTGTTCGCTGCAAGTGTGGCCGGCAGTTCTG CTTCAACTGTGGTGAGAACTGGCATGACCCAGTAAAGTGTAAG TGGTTGagaaaatggattaaaaagtgTGACGACGACAGTGAAACATCCAATTGGATTGCAGCAAACACTAAG GAATGTCCTAAATGCCATGTGACCATAGAGAAGGATGGTGGCTGCAACCACATGGTGTGTCGGAACCAGAACTGCAAAGCGGAGTTCTGCTGGGTCTGCTTAGGCCCGTGGGAACCCCACGGATCAGCCTG GTATAATTGCAATCGCTACAATGAAGATGATGCCAAGGCAGCTAGAGATGCACAAGAG CGCTCCAGAGCAGCCTTGCAGAGGTACCTATTTTACTGCAACCGCTACATGAACCACATGCAGAGCCTGCGCTTCGAACACAAGCTGTACGCGCAGGTCAAGCAGAAGATGGAGGAGATGCAGCAGCATAATATGTCATGGATTGAGGTGCAGTTCCTGAAGAAGGCTGTGGACGTGCTGTGCCAGTGCCGCTCCACACTCATGTTCACCTACGTCTTTGCCTTCTACCTCAAGAAGAACAACCAGTCCATTATTTTTGAG AACAACCAGGCTGATCTAGAGAATGCCACAGAGGTGTTGTCTGGATACCTAGAACGAGACATTTCCCAAGATTCACTGCAGGACATCAAGCAGAAAGTGCAAGACAAATACAG ATACTGTGAGAGCCGACGGAGAGTTCTGCTGCAGCATGTGCacgaaggctatgaaaaagacCTGTGGGAGTACATCGAGGATTGA